The genomic interval GATTTCCTCACTGAGCTCTTGAATGACGCCGATGTGCGCCAATATCTCTCTGAAGACGAAATCAAAAACCGCTTCGATCTGGGATATCACACCAAGAATGTCGATGTGATCTTCAAACGCGTCTTCGGTTAAGACAGACGCGATCGCAAGCGCGAAAGAAAGGCAATCAAATGAAGGCGTCTGAAGCAGACATTTTCATTATTCCCGGGCTGGACAATTCCGGCCCGGACCATTGGCAATCCCGCTGGGAAGACAAGATCAAGTCTGCCCGCCGCATTGAGCAGGAAGATTGGGCCAACCCGCAAATGGAAAGCTGGGTCAGCCGGATCATAGCCGATGTGGAGCAGGCAAAGCGCCCTGCGGTGCTCGTGGCCCATTCACTTGGGGTCGTAGCAACCGTCAAGGCCGCCGCCGCCATTGCTCCGGGTATCGTCAAGGGAGCCTTTCTGGTCGGCATGCCCAATGTCGAGAGCGACGATCATGTTCCCGGCCGTATCCGGCATTTTGCGCCTATACCGGAAGAGCCTCTGCCCTTCCCGTCCATTCTTGTGGCATCACGCAGTGATCCTTACTGCGCGTTTGAAACGGCAGAGCATTTTGGGCGCAAATGGGGCTCGACATTCGTTGACGCTGGCGAAACCGGCCATATCAACGAACATAGCGGACAAGGCCCGTGGCCCGAAGGCCTGATGACCTTCGCCAATTTCATGAGCCAACTCGCCTGACTTGGCCGCGCCAAGGCAAGGCAACCGCTATCCATCACTTGAGATACAAAAGAAAAGGCCTGACGCAGTCAGGCCTTTTTCCTGTTCGCAGCCTTTTCATTCAGCTTCCATAAAGGCAAATTGTCCCCACCTTCAAACGGAAGCTGCTGGTCCTTTAGATGAAATCAGCGCATCAATGCGCCTGGCAACGAACCACGACACCGGCAAAGCCAGCACCGCCCCAGCGATAACAAACACCAACAAGAAGCCCGCATTGATCGACAGCGTCCCGGACATGGTCAATGGAACGAGCGCAAAGATCCCCGCAAGGGTTGGCGCGATAATGATGTAGAAGAGTGCCACAAGTTTGAACATTGAAATCCCCCGGCCAATAGAAGCGCAACAAACCAGCCTCCTCCGGCTGTTGCATCGGTCGTACCCTCAGAACAGGATGATTTCAAATCTTCAAACATTCGATGATTTGGATCAACAAAGTGGTATATATTAAGCTTAATTCTAAAGTAGGAAAATGAGACCTGCGCCAGAGCCGCAGGTCCCCAAATTGTTC from uncultured Cohaesibacter sp. carries:
- a CDS encoding alpha/beta hydrolase, giving the protein MKASEADIFIIPGLDNSGPDHWQSRWEDKIKSARRIEQEDWANPQMESWVSRIIADVEQAKRPAVLVAHSLGVVATVKAAAAIAPGIVKGAFLVGMPNVESDDHVPGRIRHFAPIPEEPLPFPSILVASRSDPYCAFETAEHFGRKWGSTFVDAGETGHINEHSGQGPWPEGLMTFANFMSQLA